A window of Sediminitomix flava genomic DNA:
TTATTTCAGAAAAGGTTTAGGCTTTTATGTGCCTTCGTCTCAAGCTAGTTTGAGCAGGCGATTAGAATTGCTTCAAGAAAGTACACAACTGAATAAGCTAGTTGTGATTACACCAAAGCAACTTACAAATGTACTTCTGATGAACAGAGAAGGTTGCTTCAAGTTCATCTTAGATGCTTTTTCTTTGTATGAGTCATTTTTCATTACTAAAGACTCACAGATGTATCAAGATTTCCAAAAACAGGCAAATACTGATGGAGAAGATAAAGCTGAAATTGATAGTCACAAACCTTTGGAAAGAGATACTTTTTTTCTGCTGAAAATTCAGAAGCGTTATATAGATGTCCTCCGAAGATTGATACTGTTCAATAATCCCGAACATGAATTGATGATCTTAGATCCTAGAGTAGAGGACTTCCAAAACCTCGAAAAAATTTGGAATACGAATATCCGAATGATTAAGCTCGAAATGGATTTGGAAGCTTTAGAAGAAGAAGCCAAAATTGCTGACCGTTTCTTTTCTGCACCAATAAGTGATGGACGAAATTTACCAATGCCTCTTGCGGACATTAAGAAAATGTTAGCCGAGGTCTTTTTGGGTAAAGATCTGTTTTGGTATGACTATCAAGAGCCGTATTTAGATCGGATTATCCCTTCTGAAAAAGATCTATTGGTCAGTTTACCCACTGGCGGAGGAAAGTCTTTGTTATTTCAAGCACCTTCTTTGTTTAAATCGGTCTTCACCAATCGAATGTCGATTGTCATTACACCACTAAAAGCTTTGATGGAAGATCAGGTAAATACCTTGTGGGAGAAAGGGTTTATCAGTAATGTAGATTACATTAACTCAGATCGGAGAAGTGACTTATCCCTTATTTATCGCTCTATTGCAAGTGGAGAAGTGTCTTTGCTCTATATCACACCAGAGCGTTTTAGAAGTGGGGCTTTTCTAAATGCTTTAGAACAACGACTTCAAATTGATGGCGGTTTGGAATACGCTATTTTTGATGAAGCTCACTGTGTTTCTCAGTGGGGACATGAGTTTCGTCCAGATTATTTGAATAGTGCTAAAGCAGTAATGAAACTCAAAAAAGCCAATGCCGAAAACATTAATACACCTGTATTATTATTTTCAGCAACTGTATCAAACAAGATTTTTGAAGACTTCCAACAGATTTTCAAGTAATGGAGAGATTACCAGACCATAAAGTATATAACCCGATACGAGATCATATCGCTATAAATTTTGTCAGAAAAGGAAATGAAGATGAAATCAAGGCTTTTATTTCCAATAATTTAAACGAACAGAATTTCAATCCTGAATGTAGCCGAGTACTTATTTTTGTACAAACAAGAAACCAAGCAGAGGAAGCCACTGAACAGCTTAAAGAGGAACTTAAAATAGCAAAAAGACCGTATGCTGAACAAATTTCTTTTTATCATGCGGGTTTAGACAGTATAGAACGAGAAGAACGTTATGAAGCTTATAAAAATGGTGAGATTGTCATCCTATTAGCGACCAAGGCTTTCGGTATGGGTATGGATATTCCAAACATTCATTACATCTACCACTTAAGTCCAAGTTCTACATTTGAAGATTTTTTACAGGAAGTGGGAAGGGCAGGGAGAAACAAATCCTATCTAAATCAAGCTGGTTTTTCTGACAATCATCCTATTCAAGCTTATTGTTTGCATACAACTGATTCTTTCAAAAAAATTAAAGACAAAGAGCATAAGTATCAGATTACGTGGGAGAAAATCAAGGCAACAAGAAAGGCGATATTTGATTATGTACAGCGGTTTAGAGAACTAAAAGTTGAAAAAGAAAAAGCTTTTCCATTACCTCTAGACATCCAAGATAAAGATGGTGAAGAGGTGTCAAGAGTCGCTTTGCATTGGCTTGAAAAATTATGTAGAATCCGATTGGGGTTATACACTCCAACTTATTTGCCTTTGCAACTCAGCACTACCAATGTGCATATTCCTTCTACCGAGAAAGAAGAAATCGCTAAGAAACTAAATGTCCTCTATAATTTCTTAGGTGAAAAGAAGCATACAACGGAATGTTTTCAGAACAAACTGATGATTCAACAGTATGAGTTATCCAAGGTCATGAATGTGAAATCAAATGAGGTATTTTCTTATTTGTACAAAGCACAGAAATATGGTATCTGTACGCTCTTACGAGATGCGATTTTAGAACCTACCAAAAGACGAAAGAAAGAAGTAGAAAGTGAAATATTTTTCAACAAACAAAGTGATCTTGACTTCTTATCAAGCCGTTCACCTTCATTTCTATGTCTCGAAAAAGTCTTTGAATTTGCTTATCAGTTACTTAATGCCTCTAAACCAGAAGACCGAATTGTTTTAGACAATAATTATTTGGAAACAGAAATACAGAATATTTTATCTTCCATTTCTGACTCGGATTTTTATTGGCTAGACAATAAAGAGTTGGGTGCAGAAAAGTATACTAAAGAAGTAAATAAAGAGAAGAAAGACATTCAAAGTCGATTCAAGTTTGCTTTTAAAATGGTGCACAACTGTCCAAATTACAGCTTTAAGTCTGTTATGAATACGGATGAAGAAGAGAAGGCAGGAGCCCAGCAGTTGATCTATAATGCAAATAAGGACAATAAACTAGGACTAAGCTATCTAAATGAGTTTAGAAAAGACCTTGTTAAGCTGATTCATTATGTTTCTAATGAATACTATTCTAAAGAAAGTTTCAGGTTCAATATTGTTGGATTATCTAATCATTTAGGTTTTGATCAGCAGGGGGAAGAGTATTTTGGTCAGCTTGTGTTTTTCGCAAAAGCATTTGGTTATCTAAAAGGTGGAGGGAGTCTCGTTCCGATGGGGATTGAGTTATTTATAGATGAGCTTTCGGAAATCAATGAAAATGAAAAAGATGCTTTGGATGCCAAGTGTTTTGAAGAGTTTCAAGAAAGCAATCAAATGAAAGAACTTAGGCTTCTTGCATTGGAGTGTCTTTCTCTAATTGATGACAGAAGATATGATGCCTTTATTAAAGCCTATTTTGAATGCGCTAATGTCTCAGAATTGATTCACCTGTTAGAAGAATATCTCGGGGAAGATCATGAGAATCTAAAGGCGTTCAGACAAGAAGCTTTACAAAAAGCAGAAGAAAAACTTAGTGATCAGCAAGTACTTGTGTATCAAGCTCCACTTTCAGATAACCTGCAAGTGATTGCGGGTCCAGGCTCGGGTAAAACACATACCTTAACATTAAGAGTTGCTCGTTTGATTCAAAAAGATAAGATTGATCCCAAAAACATTCTTATTCTAGCATATAACCGTGCTGTAGTAGCCGAATTGAAAGAACGATTAGGGAAGCTTTTTAAAGAGTTAGGTTATGGAAAACTGATACACAGACTAAAAGTATTTACCTTTCATGGTTTCTGTAAATTTGCACTAAAAGAGCAGTTAAAGACGGATCATTTGGAAGAATGGGTACCTACTTTTTTGAAATTAGCACAAGATAAACCCGGTCTAGTGGCACAAGCCTTGGGCGGTATTAATTATGTTTTTGTAGATGAATTTCAAGATATTACCACAGAACGTTTGGAATTATTGAAGGTTGTAGCAAATGCCAAATCCGTACGTATCTGTGTCATTGGAGATCCAAACCAAAGCATCTATGGATACCAACGTTTTAACGAAGGAGGACAGATGGACTCTTTGCCTTACTATAAGGATTTTGCTAAAGTTTATGTTCCCAAAGAATATTACCTAAGCAACAATTATAGGTCTTACCCAAGAATTGTAGAGCAGTCTGAGAAGTTCTTAGCCTGTAATGATTCTAGATATAAGATGCCTGAGATGAAAGCTGTTTTAAAAGCCGATTCATCAGAATCTTACACAGAGAAAATTGATTGCTCTAATGGTAAGGACTATATAAAATGGGACGAACGTACACTCTCACTAATGCAAGAACAAGTTGGGGGGAAAGACAAATATCAATCTATAGCCTTGATGTTCAGGAGTAATGAGGAGGTTTTTAGAGCGTATAATGAGCTTGTAAAAGCATTGCAGAAAAGTGATTTACCTCTCCCAAAAATTAGTATTCAAGGCAATAATAGTAGCCCCAAAAGTAGTAGGGCTTTTTATGAGTTTTTCAAGATTATCAAACAACAACAAGAAAAACGCTTAGACCCGAATTATGTCGTAAAGCTAGAAGCTTATAAAGAACTTCTTATCGAAAAATATAAGCATTGGGATGAAGACTCATTTCATTTATTTCATGCCTTGGTATTAGAGTTTGATCATCAAAAAGAGGAAAATGCCAGCTATCAAGACCTTTATGATTTTATAGCTGAACTCGCAGATAAAGAAGATGGACAACTCACCAAAATTTTTAATAAGCACATCAAAAAAACTTCTGGGCAAGCAGAGAGTCAAGAGATTATTCTCACTACAATACATAAGGTAAAAGGGGTTGAATATGATGCAGTGATTATACCTCCTTCTTTTGCGCCTTTGCCCTATGGCATACAAGAAGAGTTGACCGAAGAAGTTACCAAGGATTTTATAGAAGAAGAAAGACGACTTTATTATGTTGCTTTCACAAGAGCAAAGAGAATGTTGATTACTTATTCATGGAAAAGAGAAAAAGCATTAAAAGAGGGAGTAGAATTTAAAGGAGTTAAC
This region includes:
- a CDS encoding ATP-dependent helicase; this encodes MERLPDHKVYNPIRDHIAINFVRKGNEDEIKAFISNNLNEQNFNPECSRVLIFVQTRNQAEEATEQLKEELKIAKRPYAEQISFYHAGLDSIEREERYEAYKNGEIVILLATKAFGMGMDIPNIHYIYHLSPSSTFEDFLQEVGRAGRNKSYLNQAGFSDNHPIQAYCLHTTDSFKKIKDKEHKYQITWEKIKATRKAIFDYVQRFRELKVEKEKAFPLPLDIQDKDGEEVSRVALHWLEKLCRIRLGLYTPTYLPLQLSTTNVHIPSTEKEEIAKKLNVLYNFLGEKKHTTECFQNKLMIQQYELSKVMNVKSNEVFSYLYKAQKYGICTLLRDAILEPTKRRKKEVESEIFFNKQSDLDFLSSRSPSFLCLEKVFEFAYQLLNASKPEDRIVLDNNYLETEIQNILSSISDSDFYWLDNKELGAEKYTKEVNKEKKDIQSRFKFAFKMVHNCPNYSFKSVMNTDEEEKAGAQQLIYNANKDNKLGLSYLNEFRKDLVKLIHYVSNEYYSKESFRFNIVGLSNHLGFDQQGEEYFGQLVFFAKAFGYLKGGGSLVPMGIELFIDELSEINENEKDALDAKCFEEFQESNQMKELRLLALECLSLIDDRRYDAFIKAYFECANVSELIHLLEEYLGEDHENLKAFRQEALQKAEEKLSDQQVLVYQAPLSDNLQVIAGPGSGKTHTLTLRVARLIQKDKIDPKNILILAYNRAVVAELKERLGKLFKELGYGKLIHRLKVFTFHGFCKFALKEQLKTDHLEEWVPTFLKLAQDKPGLVAQALGGINYVFVDEFQDITTERLELLKVVANAKSVRICVIGDPNQSIYGYQRFNEGGQMDSLPYYKDFAKVYVPKEYYLSNNYRSYPRIVEQSEKFLACNDSRYKMPEMKAVLKADSSESYTEKIDCSNGKDYIKWDERTLSLMQEQVGGKDKYQSIALMFRSNEEVFRAYNELVKALQKSDLPLPKISIQGNNSSPKSSRAFYEFFKIIKQQQEKRLDPNYVVKLEAYKELLIEKYKHWDEDSFHLFHALVLEFDHQKEENASYQDLYDFIAELADKEDGQLTKIFNKHIKKTSGQAESQEIILTTIHKVKGVEYDAVIIPPSFAPLPYGIQEELTEEVTKDFIEEERRLYYVAFTRAKRMLITYSWKREKALKEGVEFKGVNNESLGIPIDGSLDNLHISWNAKSGNYGGLKSKDYIKNNVKLKSEASIELRYGNYGLEAYVKVEGKRVGKLSTAKVKELERKVSKKTKEITNMMVTSIAVYTREESLRYDEKHETNHTDKWENGVNEVYLVNVSGFGKEK